A genomic segment from Alteribacillus bidgolensis encodes:
- a CDS encoding 2-keto-4-pentenoate hydratase has protein sequence MTRVVSKKVKDLANYLIEAEKSQKPINPLTDVNPDLTLDEAYEVQLQVVQEKQSQGVKIVGKKIGLTSRDMQVMYGIDTPDCGHLFENMIVENNHEVSFNDVIQPKVESEIAFVLKKDLQGPNVTVEDVLQATDYVLPSFEIIDSRIKDWNVKLQDTVADNASSGLYVLGDKPVSVDEVNLPDISMKVYQNGQLMKEGIGKNAMEHPAAGVAWLANKLAEFDVSLQAGEVILSGALATTIDVVPGDEFTAVFEHLGEVKVTFTKN, from the coding sequence TTGACTAGAGTAGTGTCTAAAAAAGTTAAAGATCTTGCCAATTATTTAATTGAAGCTGAGAAGAGTCAAAAACCGATTAACCCATTAACTGACGTGAATCCAGATTTAACGTTAGACGAAGCTTATGAAGTTCAGCTGCAAGTGGTTCAGGAAAAACAATCTCAAGGAGTTAAAATTGTTGGTAAAAAAATTGGTTTAACTTCTCGTGACATGCAAGTCATGTATGGTATTGATACGCCAGATTGTGGTCATTTATTTGAAAATATGATTGTTGAAAATAACCATGAGGTGTCCTTTAATGATGTCATTCAGCCTAAGGTCGAATCTGAAATTGCATTTGTGTTAAAAAAAGATTTACAGGGTCCGAATGTTACCGTTGAAGATGTTCTTCAAGCAACAGATTATGTTCTTCCTTCTTTTGAAATAATTGACAGCAGAATAAAAGATTGGAATGTGAAATTGCAAGATACCGTTGCAGATAATGCATCTTCTGGTCTTTATGTTCTCGGAGATAAACCTGTTTCAGTGGATGAAGTTAATCTTCCTGATATCTCTATGAAAGTATATCAAAATGGTCAATTAATGAAAGAAGGTATAGGAAAAAACGCTATGGAGCATCCTGCAGCTGGTGTTGCATGGCTAGCTAATAAATTAGCAGAGTTTGATGTATCATTACAAGCTGGAGAAGTAATTCTTTCTGGAGCCCTTGCTACTACTATTGATGTTGTACCAGGCGATGAATTTACAGCTGTATTTGAACATTTAGGAGAAGTGAAAGTTACATTCACAAAAAACTAA
- a CDS encoding zinc-binding dehydrogenase, with product MGRNGLLQSIPSKMKAVAVTEYGGVEKLEERKVPVPIPKENEVLVKIYACALNNSDILLREGGYGTDTKSSEKAGWKREAISFPRIPGTDVAGQIVDVGANINPACVGEKVVLFPFISSAPDGVEHMADDITLMSSECDGGYAEYITWPKELCRAMPLSSYVESSSFIVSCFTAWHMLEKSNVVPGEKILITGATGGVGSYAVQIASKVFGADVIALVRDLSLKEKMIELGASEVLSYKSTTLPDDVIKAADGKVDVVLDVVGDPLFSTCLKVLRNGGRLATSGAASGAVTQLDIRTVYLKHLSIIGCTLGTRKEFDQMLDVIREEKIKPLIDKVFPLEKARDAQEYFKRSEKFGKVILQNKPKD from the coding sequence TTGGGAAGAAATGGTTTGTTGCAATCAATTCCATCAAAAATGAAAGCTGTAGCTGTAACGGAATATGGAGGAGTAGAAAAGCTTGAGGAACGGAAAGTACCTGTACCCATTCCTAAGGAAAATGAGGTACTAGTAAAAATATATGCCTGTGCTTTAAATAATTCAGATATTTTATTGCGTGAAGGTGGTTACGGTACTGATACGAAATCAAGCGAAAAAGCGGGTTGGAAGCGAGAGGCTATTTCTTTTCCTCGTATTCCTGGAACAGATGTTGCGGGGCAAATCGTAGATGTAGGTGCAAATATCAATCCAGCATGTGTGGGAGAAAAAGTAGTGTTATTTCCATTTATTTCTTCAGCCCCTGATGGTGTAGAACATATGGCAGATGATATAACGTTAATGAGTTCTGAGTGTGATGGTGGTTACGCCGAATATATTACATGGCCAAAAGAATTGTGCAGAGCAATGCCGCTGTCTAGTTATGTTGAAAGCTCTTCTTTTATTGTTAGTTGTTTTACTGCATGGCATATGCTTGAAAAAAGTAACGTTGTTCCTGGAGAAAAAATTCTTATTACAGGGGCTACTGGTGGTGTTGGTTCCTATGCAGTTCAAATTGCATCAAAAGTATTTGGTGCAGATGTCATTGCACTAGTAAGAGATTTATCTTTAAAAGAAAAAATGATAGAACTGGGAGCAAGTGAGGTTTTATCCTACAAATCAACAACTTTACCAGATGATGTTATAAAGGCTGCGGATGGCAAGGTTGATGTTGTACTGGATGTTGTGGGGGATCCTTTATTCTCAACTTGTTTGAAGGTATTAAGAAATGGGGGACGGTTAGCAACATCTGGTGCTGCTAGTGGGGCGGTTACACAGCTTGATATTCGTACAGTTTATTTAAAACATCTTTCAATCATAGGGTGCACGTTAGGTACTCGGAAAGAATTCGATCAAATGTTAGATGTAATTCGTGAAGAGAAAATTAAACCTCTTATTGATAAGGTTTTTCCATTAGAAAAAGCGCGAGACGCTCAGGAATACTTTAAAAGGTCAGAAAAATTCGGGAAAGTCATATTGCAAAATAAGCCGAAGGATTAA
- a CDS encoding ferredoxin — protein MAQYTIVDKETCIACGACGASAPDIYDYDEEGLAFVILDNNEGTASIPDEFEEDMMDAFEGCPTDSIKVASVPFDGNPDREE, from the coding sequence ATGGCTCAATATACTATCGTAGATAAAGAAACTTGTATTGCTTGTGGTGCTTGTGGTGCTTCAGCTCCTGATATTTATGATTACGATGAAGAAGGTCTTGCGTTTGTAATATTAGATAATAATGAAGGAACAGCCAGCATACCTGATGAATTCGAGGAAGATATGATGGATGCTTTTGAAGGATGTCCAACCGACTCTATTAAAGTAGCTTCAGTACCTTTTGATGGTAATCCTGACAGGGAAGAATAA
- a CDS encoding 2-oxoacid:ferredoxin oxidoreductase subunit beta codes for MSTITFKDFRNDVKPNWCPGCGDFSVQAAIQRAAASAGLTPENMAVISGIGCSGRISGYIKSYGLHGIHGRSLPIAQGVKMANRDLTVIASGGDGDGYAIGMGHTVHAMRRNIDLTYIVMDNQIYGLTKGQTSPRSAAGFVTKSTPHGAIEKTLSPMELAVSSGATFVAQSFSKDLKDLTAIIEAGIKHKGFSFINVFSPCVTYNKVNTYDWFKEHLISLNEIEEYDPSSREMAMETIIEHESLVKGIIYQDKERPSYQDLANGYAEQPLAHSDIELHPNHFDKLMSEFM; via the coding sequence ATGTCTACCATTACGTTTAAAGATTTTAGAAACGATGTAAAGCCTAATTGGTGTCCTGGATGTGGTGATTTTTCTGTTCAGGCAGCGATCCAACGTGCTGCAGCTAGTGCAGGACTTACACCGGAAAATATGGCTGTTATTTCTGGAATTGGCTGTTCAGGGAGGATTTCAGGTTATATTAAATCATATGGTCTTCATGGTATTCATGGGCGTTCACTGCCAATTGCCCAAGGTGTCAAGATGGCGAATCGAGATTTGACTGTTATTGCTTCTGGCGGCGACGGTGACGGCTACGCAATTGGGATGGGCCACACAGTCCATGCGATGCGCCGTAATATCGATCTCACTTATATTGTAATGGATAATCAGATTTATGGACTGACAAAAGGGCAGACTTCTCCACGTTCTGCTGCTGGATTTGTAACAAAATCGACACCGCACGGAGCAATTGAAAAAACACTGTCGCCAATGGAATTGGCTGTTTCAAGTGGAGCAACATTTGTAGCTCAAAGCTTTTCAAAAGATTTAAAAGATTTGACTGCCATTATTGAAGCAGGAATTAAACATAAAGGGTTCTCTTTTATAAATGTGTTCAGTCCTTGCGTTACCTATAATAAGGTAAACACCTATGACTGGTTTAAAGAACATTTAATCAGTCTGAATGAAATAGAAGAGTACGATCCTTCCAGCCGTGAAATGGCTATGGAAACAATAATCGAACATGAAAGTCTTGTAAAAGGTATTATTTATCAAGACAAAGAACGTCCGTCGTATCAAGATCTCGCAAATGGATATGCTGAACAGCCGCTGGCCCATTCAGACATTGAACTTCATCCGAACCATTTTGATAAATTGATGAGTGAATTCATGTGA
- a CDS encoding 2-oxoacid:acceptor oxidoreductase subunit alpha, whose product MKHQLSWKVGGQQGEGIESTGEIFSKALNRLCYFLYAYRHFSSRIKGGHTNNKVRVSTSRVNTIADDLDILLAFDQETIDLNYYELHSDGIIIADSKFKPVKPEDTEAKFYSVPFTEMAAELGTPLMKNMVAIGATCAIINLNPAVFADVVKEMFGKKGETVVQKNMEAINQGYTFMEEHLGDAPTPLALAQADGQQRLFMIGNDAIAFGALAAGVRIMAAYPITPASEIMEYLIDKLPELGGTVIQTEDEMAAATMAIGSNYAGTRSFTASAGPGLSLMMESIGLSGMTETPLVVVDTQRGGPSTGLPTKQEQSDLMAMIYGTHGEIPKVVIAPSTAEEAFYDTIEAFNIAEEYQCPVILLSDLQLSLGKQTVEPFDFNNIEIRRGKLKTDEIVLEDEIAYFKRYELTEDGVSPRVIPGTKNGIHHVTGVEHDETGKPSEASANRKLQMDKRMRKLDKLTERFPNPITVYAPHEKPELLLVGFNSTLGAIGEAMSRLEEEGIKVNHMHIRLIHPFPATAVLPFIEAAENVLVVENNATGQLEKLIKMNVGYTDKMKSLLKYDGNPFQPIHLYNASKELLKHVYHYV is encoded by the coding sequence ATGAAACATCAACTTTCATGGAAAGTCGGGGGCCAGCAGGGAGAAGGTATTGAGAGTACGGGAGAAATCTTCTCCAAAGCTTTAAACCGATTATGCTATTTTTTATATGCATACCGCCACTTTTCATCTCGTATTAAAGGCGGCCATACAAACAATAAGGTTCGAGTGAGTACCAGTAGAGTTAATACAATTGCTGATGACCTTGATATATTATTAGCATTTGATCAGGAAACAATTGATCTGAATTATTATGAACTTCATAGTGATGGCATTATTATTGCTGATTCAAAATTTAAACCGGTTAAACCGGAAGATACAGAAGCGAAATTTTACTCTGTGCCATTCACTGAAATGGCAGCTGAACTTGGTACACCACTTATGAAAAATATGGTCGCTATTGGAGCAACATGTGCCATTATTAATCTCAATCCAGCCGTTTTTGCTGATGTTGTTAAAGAAATGTTCGGTAAAAAAGGCGAAACGGTCGTTCAAAAAAACATGGAAGCAATCAATCAAGGTTATACTTTTATGGAAGAACATTTAGGGGATGCTCCGACTCCACTAGCACTAGCTCAGGCAGATGGACAGCAGCGTCTATTTATGATCGGCAATGATGCAATTGCATTCGGAGCGCTCGCAGCAGGAGTCCGTATTATGGCAGCCTATCCAATAACACCGGCTTCTGAGATCATGGAATATCTCATTGATAAGCTGCCGGAATTGGGCGGAACCGTCATTCAAACAGAGGATGAAATGGCAGCGGCTACCATGGCAATAGGTTCCAACTACGCCGGTACCCGTTCGTTTACCGCCTCAGCTGGTCCCGGACTTTCTCTAATGATGGAATCAATCGGATTATCAGGAATGACTGAAACTCCGCTTGTGGTTGTGGATACACAACGAGGAGGTCCTTCTACTGGTTTGCCGACGAAACAGGAGCAATCAGATTTAATGGCGATGATTTATGGAACCCATGGTGAGATTCCTAAAGTGGTGATAGCACCGAGTACAGCTGAAGAAGCCTTCTACGATACAATTGAAGCATTTAACATCGCTGAAGAGTATCAATGCCCAGTAATTTTACTGTCTGATTTGCAGCTTTCATTAGGAAAGCAAACAGTTGAGCCATTCGATTTCAATAATATAGAAATTCGCCGTGGAAAACTGAAAACAGATGAAATTGTACTAGAAGATGAAATAGCGTATTTTAAACGATATGAATTGACGGAGGATGGAGTGTCTCCACGAGTAATACCGGGAACAAAAAATGGCATTCATCATGTGACAGGTGTAGAGCATGATGAAACAGGAAAGCCTTCGGAAGCGTCAGCTAATCGGAAGCTGCAAATGGATAAGCGTATGCGTAAGCTAGACAAACTAACAGAACGTTTTCCAAATCCTATTACAGTATATGCGCCTCATGAAAAACCTGAACTTTTGCTAGTTGGATTCAATTCAACACTTGGAGCAATTGGAGAAGCAATGAGTCGTCTTGAAGAAGAAGGTATAAAAGTCAACCATATGCACATTAGACTTATCCATCCGTTTCCTGCCACAGCTGTACTGCCATTTATCGAAGCTGCTGAAAATGTGCTTGTTGTAGAAAACAATGCCACTGGTCAGCTAGAAAAATTAATAAAGATGAATGTTGGATATACAGATAAAATGAAGAGTTTATTAAAATATGACGGTAATCCATTTCAGCCAATTCATCTTTACAATGCAAGCAAGGAGCTGTTGAAACATGTCTACCATTACGTTTAA
- a CDS encoding Rieske (2Fe-2S) protein: protein MNELKRVNVCSAEDLKPGERQLVKVDRSEIAIFNINGQLYAVRNKCPHQGASMVYGSVDGTMLPSDPHTYQYGKHNEVLRCPLHGWGFDIKTGESMFDAEKCKIKTYDVRQEGNSIVLYLNKEPKTVSLIETTNCIVS from the coding sequence GTGAATGAATTAAAAAGAGTAAATGTGTGTTCAGCAGAGGATTTAAAACCTGGAGAACGACAGTTAGTAAAAGTTGATAGATCAGAAATTGCTATTTTTAATATAAATGGTCAGTTATATGCTGTTCGAAATAAATGTCCACACCAGGGAGCATCAATGGTATATGGTTCGGTAGATGGAACGATGCTGCCAAGTGATCCTCATACGTATCAATATGGAAAACACAATGAGGTTTTACGCTGTCCTTTACATGGATGGGGATTTGATATTAAAACAGGTGAATCTATGTTTGATGCAGAAAAGTGTAAAATAAAGACTTATGATGTACGTCAAGAGGGGAATTCTATTGTTTTGTATCTTAATAAAGAGCCGAAAACAGTTTCGTTAATTGAAACTACCAATTGTATTGTATCATAA